Below is a genomic region from Phycobacter azelaicus.
TCCGGACTATTGGGGCGCCGATCTCCCGTTGCGCCGGGGCACACAGAACTTCGATGAACTGCGTATCGATTTTTTTGGCGATGAAACCGTGCTGTTCGAAGCCTTCAAGGCGGGAGAATTGAGTGCCTACCGAGAGTTCAACCCGGACAAATGGGAAACCGCCTATGACTTCCCCGCCGCACAGAGCGGCGACATCATACGAACCGAGATCCCGCATCAGCGCCCATCGGGAATCACCGGGCTTGCCTTCAATACCCGCCGTGCGCCGCTCAATGACTGGCGTGTGCGCGAAGCCTTGCTCCTGGCGTTCAACTTCGAGTACATCAACGGCACGATCACCGGCGGCGTGCAGCCTCGGATTACGTCCTATTTTTCCAACTCGGCGCTGGCCATGGTCCCCGGGCCAGCCACAGGCGCAGTCCGTGCCCTGCTCGAGCCGTTTCGGAGTGAACTGCTGCCCGGCGCGCTCGAAGGCTATGATTTGCCGCGAAGCGATGGCACCAGCCGTAACCGAAGGAACCTGCGCCAAGCCGTTGGGTTGCTGGCTGAGGCCGGATGGCAGGTGCAGGACGGCGTATTGAAGAATTCCGAGGGCAAGCCTCTTGAGCTGTCGGTGCTGCTGCGCCAGGGCGATAGCGAAATGAAGACGGTGGTGGAAATCTACGCCCGCGCGCTCGAGCGTCTTGGCATCAGGTTGATCCCTGAACTGGTTGATAATGCACAATATGTGGCGCGGCAGTCTGAATTCGATTTTGATCTGACCCGTGTGCGGCGCGACCTGTCGCTAAGTCCTGGAAACGAGCAACGGCTCTATTGGGGCCGCGCCGGCGTGGATCAGCCGGGGAGCCGCAACCTGATGGGCATCAACAGTTCGGCGGTCGAAGCGATGATCGACCATATGCTCACGGCAGAGAGCGCCGAAGCTTTTACTGCCGCGGTGCGTGCGCTTGATCGCGTGCTGATTTCGGGCCGCTATGTCATCCCGATCTGGCAATACGACAAGGGACGTATTGCCCATGTGAAAGAGCTGCGGCACCCTGAGGAGCTGCCAATCTACGGCGACCGTAGCGAGTTCTTTCCCCATGTCTGGTGGTACCAGCCGCGATAGCGTAGCTGTCTGCCCTCAGACAGATCGCGGCGGTTGAAACAGAAATGTTTCCTTTTTTTCCAGTTTTGCTACGATATGGGCGGGTAGTAGTGATGGTCGCGTGGGGAGAAACAAATGTCGGAGCATTTTGCCACTGCCAGTTGGGCCGTGCGTTTTCCCCGCGCCAAGCAACGCTTTCCCTATCTCCAGCGCCGTCTTGCGCCCTGTCCGATACGGGATAAGGACGGCTTTGTCGCATACTTGGCACAGTCCCATCATCTGACGCTGACAGAAGCACGTGAAGAGGCTGACGATTTCCTGTTCTGGGAAAGTCTCCATGCTGAACTGGAACCCGACCTCGAAGCAGATATGATTTAATTTGAGGAACTTAAGACAGAGACGTCACCCACAGAATGGTCGCATCCTCGGGGCTGACCGAAATCACGTTGTGGCCCATGGCCGCATCGTAATAGGCGCTGTCGCCGCGCCGCATCTCAACCGGCTCGTAAAACTCGGTATAAAGCCGGATCACGCCCGTCAGCACGTACAGAAACTCTTCCCCGTCATGACGCACCCAGCCGTCAAACTCTTCCATCGACCGCGCACGTACACGCGCCCGGTACGGCAACATCTGCTTGCGAGTCAGCCCATCCGCAAGAAGTTCGTGCTCGTATGTGGCCGTGGCCTGCGCTGAGCCCTCTCCGGACTTGGTAATTGTCATCCGCCCATTCACCTGCTCGCGTTGCGGCGGCGTGAAAAGTTGCGGAACAGAAATCTCTAGCCCAACTGCGAGTTTCTTGAGGGCGTCATAGGTTGGGGACATCTGTCCGTTCTCAATCTTGGACAGGGTCGATCGGGCCAATCCAGCCTGATTGGCGGCATGCTCCAGGGTCCAGTCACGTGCCTTGCGTAACTCGCGCACGCGCGCGCCAAGATCCAGGGGTTCCGCCTGGGCGCTGTCGCCGCCTGCGCGGGCAATGCTGATCAGGGTTTTGGGGTCGCGATCCGTCATTGCGTTTCTATAGGACGAGCCGCCGCCGCTTGCAACGCGCCACATGCCGCGATAGCCAAGGCGCATGATCTCTGAACATGATACCGGACCCTTTGAGGCCTGCCCGTCTCCATTCAACCTTGCTGCGCATGTGCTGCGCCATGCCAGCGAGCTGTCCGCCAAATCCGCGCTTGAGGTGCTTGGCGCCTCAACGAGCATGATTTGGACCTATGCGCAACTTGAGGCCGCTGTGCGGGGGACCGGTACAGGTCTTCTGGAAGCCGGTTTGAAACCCGGTGATATCGCGCTGATGCGTCTAGGAAATACTGTGGATTTCCCGATTGCCTATCTCGGGGCCATCGCAGTGGGAGTGATCCCGGTTCCCACCTCGGCGCAGTTGACCGAACCGGAAACCGCCAAAATCATGCAGGATCTGGATGTCGCCGCAGTGCTGCGCGATCCACAGGTCGTATGTGCCGACCATCCCAGGCAAGTCCTTCTATCGGACCTTGAAGCGATGCGCGCGTGTCCGCCTTGCGCCTATGACATGGGGGATCCGAACCGCCTCGCCTATGTCGTCTATACTTCGGGAACCAGCGGATCGGCCCGCGCTGTTGCCCATGCCCATCGCGCGATCTGGGCACGGCAGATGATGGTCGCCGACTGGTATGATCTGAGGCAGGATGACAGGCTGCTTCATGCGGGTGCGTTCAACTGGACCTTTA
It encodes:
- a CDS encoding helix-turn-helix domain-containing protein; the protein is MTDRDPKTLISIARAGGDSAQAEPLDLGARVRELRKARDWTLEHAANQAGLARSTLSKIENGQMSPTYDALKKLAVGLEISVPQLFTPPQREQVNGRMTITKSGEGSAQATATYEHELLADGLTRKQMLPYRARVRARSMEEFDGWVRHDGEEFLYVLTGVIRLYTEFYEPVEMRRGDSAYYDAAMGHNVISVSPEDATILWVTSLS
- a CDS encoding extracellular solute-binding protein; translation: MRPEYFSAARALLAGIALVASTSFATAESSHAIAMYGKPALEADFKSLPYVNPGALKGGRLVVGNTGGFDTLNPFSQKGTPPWQLRFWGYESLMGRSWDEPFTLYGLLAESLEVPEDRSWVEFTLREQARFSDGSPVTVEDVIWSYETLGTEGHLRYRGFWSKVDKIEQTGPRSVRLTFNTEDRELALIAGLRPILKKAQWVGKDFAASGLSEAPIGTGAYVLSDFEPGRFVTFTRNPDYWGADLPLRRGTQNFDELRIDFFGDETVLFEAFKAGELSAYREFNPDKWETAYDFPAAQSGDIIRTEIPHQRPSGITGLAFNTRRAPLNDWRVREALLLAFNFEYINGTITGGVQPRITSYFSNSALAMVPGPATGAVRALLEPFRSELLPGALEGYDLPRSDGTSRNRRNLRQAVGLLAEAGWQVQDGVLKNSEGKPLELSVLLRQGDSEMKTVVEIYARALERLGIRLIPELVDNAQYVARQSEFDFDLTRVRRDLSLSPGNEQRLYWGRAGVDQPGSRNLMGINSSAVEAMIDHMLTAESAEAFTAAVRALDRVLISGRYVIPIWQYDKGRIAHVKELRHPEELPIYGDRSEFFPHVWWYQPR